In Neisseriaceae bacterium CLB008, one genomic interval encodes:
- the efeU gene encoding iron uptake transporter permease EfeU, which yields MFLATFLIMLREGLEASLIISIIASYLNRTGNQHWMKYVWLGVTAAVGLCVVAGVILFVTVGEMPQRSQELFEGSVALIAVAVLTYMIFWMRKASRSLKDSLASSIDSALNQSKGQGLMMVGMAFFALAREGLESLFFLFSFFEQDGSHLLALSGAILGVVVAILLGVAIYKGSVHLDLRRFFKYTGLLILFVAAGLLAGALKSFHEAGLWNGLQTIVFDASDTFMSTHTVLGSVLMGLFGYNDHPTVGELVVYFAYLIPALIFFFWPAKKQAI from the coding sequence ATGTTTTTAGCCACATTTTTAATTATGCTGCGTGAAGGTTTAGAAGCCTCACTCATCATCAGCATCATTGCCAGCTATTTAAACCGTACCGGCAACCAGCACTGGATGAAATACGTTTGGTTAGGCGTTACCGCTGCGGTGGGCCTGTGCGTGGTGGCTGGCGTTATTTTGTTTGTAACCGTCGGTGAAATGCCGCAGCGTAGCCAAGAGTTGTTTGAAGGCTCGGTAGCATTGATTGCGGTGGCGGTTTTGACCTATATGATTTTCTGGATGCGTAAAGCATCGCGTTCTTTGAAAGATTCACTGGCCAGCAGCATCGACAGTGCCCTTAATCAAAGCAAGGGCCAAGGTCTGATGATGGTCGGCATGGCTTTTTTTGCCCTCGCGCGTGAGGGCTTGGAGTCGCTCTTCTTTTTATTCAGCTTCTTTGAACAAGATGGCAGCCACCTGTTGGCCCTATCCGGGGCGATTTTAGGCGTGGTGGTGGCCATCTTATTGGGCGTGGCCATTTATAAAGGCAGCGTGCATTTGGATTTACGCCGTTTTTTCAAATACACCGGCCTATTGATTCTGTTTGTGGCCGCTGGCCTATTAGCCGGCGCTTTGAAGTCTTTTCACGAGGCTGGATTGTGGAATGGCTTACAAACCATCGTGTTCGATGCCTCCGATACCTTTATGTCGACGCATACGGTGTTGGGGTCAGTGTTAATGGGCTTATTTGGCTATAACGATCACCCAACCGTGGGTGAGTTGGTGGTGTATTTTGCCTATTTAATCCCCGCTTTAATCTTTTTCTTTTGGCCAGCCAAGAAGCAGGCTATTTAA
- the efeO gene encoding iron uptake system protein EfeO: protein MSTALFESVWWRGALLAPVLALAACGGEGKEKGAAKEDIQEVKITILEHECDPMELTIKSGKTRFLINNQSNRAVEWEILKGVRIIDERENIPPGFTQKMTTTLDPDTYEMACGLLSNPRGKLIVEAAAGADSTRKPTPVELVGAVAEYKVYVSTEVGALLQGARAMVDAIQANDVKAAQALYVPTLAHYETIEPVLKQFSTLDMAIAADESVFADQAADPKFKGLHKLEKGLFGEKSTAGLAPVAAQLVSDIEALQKEVAALSVPADQMIQFAAALLREAEQGKLQGQKNRYAKTDVAGVKANVAGSYRIYRLVAPMLTKAHPEMAKEIKTAYEALLALLQPYADQTPLSAADQATLKQQLAAQEARLAELPEALGLN, encoded by the coding sequence ATGAGTACTGCGTTGTTTGAATCGGTTTGGTGGCGTGGCGCGCTGTTGGCGCCTGTATTGGCTTTGGCTGCCTGTGGCGGCGAAGGTAAAGAGAAGGGCGCTGCCAAGGAAGACATTCAAGAAGTCAAAATCACCATCTTAGAGCATGAATGTGACCCGATGGAGTTGACCATTAAGTCAGGTAAAACCCGTTTTTTAATCAATAACCAAAGCAATCGTGCCGTAGAGTGGGAAATCTTAAAAGGCGTGCGCATCATTGACGAGCGCGAGAATATTCCGCCAGGATTTACCCAGAAAATGACCACGACCTTAGACCCAGATACCTATGAGATGGCCTGTGGCCTCTTATCTAACCCTCGCGGTAAGCTGATTGTGGAAGCCGCTGCGGGCGCAGACAGCACCCGCAAGCCAACGCCGGTAGAGCTAGTCGGAGCGGTAGCAGAATATAAAGTGTACGTGAGTACCGAAGTAGGGGCGTTATTACAGGGCGCGCGCGCCATGGTGGATGCGATTCAAGCCAATGACGTGAAGGCTGCTCAAGCCCTGTATGTGCCCACTTTAGCGCACTACGAAACCATTGAACCGGTTTTAAAACAGTTTTCTACTTTAGATATGGCGATTGCGGCCGATGAGTCGGTGTTTGCTGACCAGGCCGCCGACCCTAAATTTAAGGGCTTACACAAGCTTGAAAAAGGCCTATTTGGTGAAAAGAGCACCGCTGGCCTAGCCCCTGTGGCGGCTCAGCTGGTGAGCGATATTGAGGCCTTACAAAAAGAAGTGGCGGCCTTGTCCGTGCCTGCCGATCAAATGATCCAGTTTGCAGCGGCGCTGTTGCGTGAAGCTGAGCAGGGTAAATTACAAGGCCAAAAAAACCGCTATGCCAAAACCGATGTGGCCGGGGTTAAGGCCAATGTGGCGGGTTCATACCGCATTTATCGTCTGGTGGCGCCGATGTTGACTAAGGCGCATCCTGAGATGGCAAAAGAGATTAAAACTGCTTATGAAGCGCTGTTGGCGCTATTGCAGCCTTATGCCGATCAGACGCCTTTGAGCGCCGCTGATCAGGCCACTTTGAAACAGCAGTTGGCAGCACAAGAAGCCCGTCTGGCCGAATTGCCAGAA
- the efeO gene encoding iron uptake system protein EfeO codes for MLKLSVRKAVLAGAIASVFALSACGQSEKTEEAKVTTAEATTAEKSVPSAEDFVEPVSQYKLYVLAEVDEFVIKTKAFTDAIKAGNLEEAQALYAPARLHYERIEPAAEMFGDLDPIIDAREDDFKKGAEDPEFVGFHRLEKILFEGNTTDGAQVYAEGLMKNVLELQSRLQEEQIPVVKMVQGAADLMEEIAMTKITGEEDRYSRTDLWDFSGNLEGSMKIVALLKPLIQKADPALLTKLEAGFTDAEATLNKYRTTDGQGFQSYEAVTEQDKALMKSQIAALAEELATLRGALGLDN; via the coding sequence ATGTTGAAGTTATCCGTACGTAAAGCCGTTTTGGCTGGCGCCATTGCCAGCGTGTTTGCCTTGTCTGCCTGCGGTCAAAGCGAAAAAACAGAAGAAGCAAAAGTCACCACGGCCGAAGCCACCACCGCTGAAAAATCGGTACCCAGCGCCGAAGATTTTGTTGAGCCGGTGAGCCAATACAAGCTGTATGTTTTGGCCGAAGTCGATGAGTTCGTGATCAAAACCAAAGCCTTCACCGACGCCATCAAGGCCGGTAATCTAGAAGAAGCTCAGGCACTGTATGCGCCTGCTCGTTTGCATTACGAGCGCATTGAACCGGCTGCTGAAATGTTTGGTGACTTAGATCCGATCATTGATGCGCGTGAAGATGACTTCAAAAAAGGTGCTGAAGACCCAGAATTCGTAGGCTTTCACCGTTTAGAAAAAATCTTGTTTGAAGGCAATACCACCGATGGTGCTCAGGTGTATGCTGAGGGCTTGATGAAAAACGTATTGGAATTACAAAGCCGTCTACAGGAAGAGCAAATTCCAGTGGTGAAAATGGTTCAGGGCGCTGCTGATCTGATGGAAGAGATCGCCATGACCAAAATCACCGGTGAAGAAGATCGCTACAGCCGTACTGACCTATGGGACTTCAGCGGTAACCTAGAAGGTTCTATGAAAATTGTGGCCTTGTTGAAGCCGCTGATCCAAAAAGCCGACCCTGCTTTATTGACCAAGCTTGAAGCTGGCTTCACCGATGCTGAGGCGACGTTGAATAAATACCGCACCACAGATGGCCAAGGTTTCCAATCTTACGAAGCCGTCACCGAGCAAGATAAAGCATTGATGAAGTCACAAATCGCGGCCTTGGCCGAAGAGTTGGCGACTTTACGCGGCGCTTTAGGTTTGGATAACTAA